A stretch of the uncultured Desulfobacter sp. genome encodes the following:
- a CDS encoding peptide chain release factor 3: protein MTNPTNKTLDKTLLPEIKKRRTFGIISHPDAGKTTLTEKLLLFGGAIQQAGAVKSRKAARAATSDFLSIEQERGISVSSSVMKFNYKDYEINLLDTPGHKDFSEDTYRVLTAVDCAVMIIDSAKGVEPQTQKLMEVCRMRNTPIITFINKLDREGLEPLDIFQDIEDKLQIECVPLTWPIGMGKRFRGVYNLEEQQLGIFTPGYTPKNDDGVLIEDLDDPVLEEMIGQSPAEQLREDVELISVASEPFDLDLYLNGTQTPVFFGSAINNFGVREMLDAFVRIAPCPGVRPTASRDVDPCEKAFSGFTFKIQANMDPEHRDRIAFFRICSGKFTKGMKVRHHRIGKDIKIANATIFMAQERSNVEEAYPGDIIGIHNHGTIKIGDTFTTKEPLKFLGIPNFAPEHFRRVLLKDPLKAKALTKGLTQLAEEGTIQVFRPLQGNMHIIGAVGVLQFDVTMARLKAEYNVSAGYEPVDLSVARWVECESESYLKDFIRKNESSLTRDAEGRLTFLTTSEYQLGFTQEDWPEIKFHKTREHNE from the coding sequence ATGACAAACCCCACAAACAAAACATTAGATAAGACGCTATTACCGGAAATAAAAAAACGCAGAACATTCGGCATTATCAGCCATCCGGATGCCGGCAAAACAACCTTGACGGAAAAGCTTTTATTGTTCGGCGGGGCCATCCAGCAGGCCGGTGCCGTAAAATCCAGAAAAGCTGCCCGGGCCGCCACTTCGGATTTTTTATCCATTGAGCAGGAAAGGGGCATTTCCGTATCGTCTTCCGTAATGAAGTTTAATTATAAGGATTATGAAATCAATCTGCTGGATACCCCGGGACATAAGGATTTCAGTGAGGATACTTACCGGGTGCTCACGGCGGTGGACTGTGCCGTGATGATCATTGACTCTGCCAAGGGGGTGGAGCCTCAGACCCAGAAACTGATGGAGGTGTGTCGGATGCGCAACACGCCGATCATCACTTTTATCAACAAGCTGGACAGAGAGGGGCTGGAGCCTCTTGATATTTTCCAGGACATTGAGGATAAGCTGCAGATCGAGTGTGTGCCTCTGACCTGGCCCATTGGTATGGGAAAGCGGTTTAGAGGGGTGTATAATCTGGAAGAACAGCAGTTGGGAATTTTTACACCGGGATATACTCCTAAAAATGACGATGGGGTATTAATCGAGGACCTTGATGACCCCGTGCTGGAAGAAATGATTGGCCAGAGTCCGGCGGAGCAGCTGCGCGAGGATGTGGAGCTGATTTCTGTGGCTTCAGAGCCCTTTGATCTTGACCTTTATCTTAACGGCACCCAGACCCCGGTGTTTTTCGGTTCCGCCATTAATAATTTTGGCGTCAGGGAGATGCTGGACGCATTTGTCAGGATTGCGCCATGCCCCGGCGTCCGGCCTACGGCATCCCGGGATGTGGATCCTTGTGAAAAGGCATTTTCAGGGTTCACCTTTAAAATACAAGCCAACATGGATCCTGAGCACAGGGATCGAATCGCTTTTTTCAGGATCTGCTCCGGAAAATTCACCAAGGGCATGAAAGTGCGTCACCACCGTATAGGTAAAGATATCAAAATTGCCAATGCCACCATTTTCATGGCCCAGGAGCGATCCAATGTGGAAGAGGCATATCCTGGTGATATCATAGGCATTCACAACCACGGTACCATTAAGATCGGGGATACCTTTACCACAAAAGAACCCTTGAAGTTTTTAGGCATACCTAATTTTGCTCCGGAACATTTCAGGCGGGTACTGCTAAAAGATCCCCTAAAAGCCAAAGCCCTGACAAAAGGGTTGACCCAGCTGGCCGAAGAGGGCACTATCCAGGTGTTTCGGCCCTTGCAGGGTAATATGCATATCATTGGTGCCGTGGGGGTACTTCAGTTTGATGTTACGATGGCCCGGCTTAAGGCTGAATACAATGTCAGTGCCGGATACGAGCCCGTAGACCTCTCCGTGGCCCGGTGGGTTGAATGCGAAAGCGAATCTTATCTTAAAGACTTTATCCGGAAGAATGAATCCAGCCTGACCCGGGACGCAGAAGGGCGTTTGACTTTTCTTACCACAAGTGAATATCAGCTCGGGTTTACCCAGGAAGATTGGCCGGAGATCAAGTTCCATAAAACAAGGGAACACAACGAGTAA